In the genome of Spirochaetia bacterium, one region contains:
- a CDS encoding EVE domain-containing protein: MRYWITTQWPEYDIKDSSSHACIWVRENGREIIKQMAIGDYVFIYESKTGPCRYCNGEQFCSPTDKNCRICRAKKGKKGIVELRRICSEVQKNDKFSYFSNRKSDKELWGWYRETDLVNQFGKASPSVEVNKVLGYKSGYNLHGFGQNHSGIREIKNTEYKELLAYAHKVIYQEI; encoded by the coding sequence ATGAGATATTGGATTACAACACAGTGGCCTGAATATGACATCAAAGATTCAAGTAGCCATGCTTGTATATGGGTAAGAGAAAATGGTAGAGAAATTATCAAACAAATGGCAATTGGGGATTATGTTTTTATTTATGAGTCTAAGACTGGTCCATGCAGATATTGTAATGGTGAGCAATTTTGCAGTCCGACTGATAAGAATTGTCGGATATGCCGTGCGAAAAAAGGTAAAAAAGGAATAGTCGAATTACGAAGAATATGCTCTGAGGTGCAGAAAAATGATAAGTTCTCATATTTTTCAAATAGAAAGAGTGACAAAGAATTATGGGGTTGGTATCGGGAAACAGATTTGGTTAATCAATTTGGCAAGGCCAGTCCCTCTGTGGAAGTAAATAAAGTGTTGGGCTATAAAAGTGGTTATAACCTTCATGGTTTTGGACAAAACCATTCTGGTATACGTGAGATAAAGAATACTGAATATAAAGAATTGCTAGCTTATGCACATAAAGTGATTTATCAAGAAATTTAG